A single genomic interval of Persephonella atlantica harbors:
- the napH gene encoding quinol dehydrogenase ferredoxin subunit NapH, producing the protein MKNNILYKHRFLIGRRIVQISILLLYIAGNIYGWKILQGNLSSSKILDVIPMADPYAVLQLFVAGSLLATDVLIGALIVLLFYSLIGGRAFCSWVCPINMVTDFANWLRMKTGLHREEWQLRISRKTRYWVLGLSLVVSFIIAAPAFEFISPISMLHRGLIFGMGFGWVAVGGVFLFDLFVTKNGWCGHVCPLGGFYSLITKPSAIRVKHDADKCTLCMNCKNVCPEKQVLWMIGKESVIVSSGECINCGRCIEVCNDDALNFSFRYKPQKEEKEDA; encoded by the coding sequence ATGAAGAATAACATTCTGTACAAACACAGATTTTTGATAGGTAGAAGGATTGTTCAGATTTCTATACTCCTCCTTTACATAGCTGGTAACATATACGGCTGGAAAATTTTGCAGGGAAATCTGAGCTCATCAAAGATACTTGACGTAATTCCTATGGCAGACCCGTATGCTGTTCTTCAGCTATTTGTTGCTGGAAGCCTTCTTGCTACAGATGTGCTCATTGGAGCCTTGATTGTTTTGCTGTTTTACTCCCTTATCGGTGGAAGGGCTTTTTGCAGCTGGGTATGTCCCATTAATATGGTTACAGACTTTGCAAACTGGCTCAGAATGAAAACAGGACTGCACAGAGAAGAGTGGCAGCTGAGAATATCCAGAAAAACAAGATACTGGGTGCTGGGACTTAGCCTGGTAGTTTCCTTTATTATTGCTGCACCTGCATTTGAGTTTATCAGTCCCATATCTATGCTCCACAGAGGTCTTATTTTTGGTATGGGATTTGGCTGGGTTGCTGTTGGTGGAGTATTCCTGTTTGACCTGTTTGTTACGAAAAATGGCTGGTGTGGACATGTATGTCCTTTAGGAGGTTTTTATTCCCTGATAACAAAGCCTTCTGCCATAAGGGTTAAACATGATGCCGATAAGTGTACCCTTTGCATGAACTGTAAAAATGTATGCCCAGAGAAACAGGTTTTATGGATGATAGGTAAAGAGAGCGTCATCGTTTCATCGGGGGAATGCATAAACTGTGGAAGATGCATAGAAGTGTGTAACGATGATGCTCTTAACTTTAGCTTTAGATACAAACCACAAAAGGAGGAGAAGGAAGATGCTTAA
- the napG gene encoding ferredoxin-type protein NapG, with translation MAESSKVDKGRRKFFIQILQGLGLAALGGSIWGGYVAEAKHDEIVLRPPGAVPEEEFIRKCIKCGLCVEACKNRENNPDETKQTATLRLAAPGDHRPKEEGKYIYPKEVPVGTPYFVPREIPCYMCEDIPCVPPCPTGALDPELVSSVKDGKKVLDINKARMGVAVVDAENCIAYWGLQCDACYRACPLIDEAIKLELRRNPRTGRHAFLLPVVYPDVCTGCGLCELACVTEKPAIFVLPRNIALGRVGKHYVKGWEKQDEQRLKGSKGIQKTITPKSEKSPEEYLNVEDLLDEE, from the coding sequence TTGGCTGAAAGCAGTAAGGTGGACAAAGGAAGACGGAAATTCTTCATACAAATCCTCCAGGGGCTTGGTCTTGCAGCCCTTGGGGGTTCTATCTGGGGTGGATATGTTGCAGAAGCAAAACATGATGAAATAGTTCTCAGGCCACCGGGAGCTGTTCCAGAAGAGGAGTTTATCAGAAAGTGCATAAAATGCGGACTGTGTGTTGAAGCCTGCAAGAACAGAGAAAACAACCCAGACGAAACGAAACAGACAGCAACACTGAGACTGGCAGCACCAGGAGACCACAGACCTAAGGAGGAAGGCAAATATATATATCCCAAAGAAGTCCCTGTTGGAACACCTTACTTTGTCCCCAGAGAGATTCCCTGTTACATGTGTGAAGATATACCCTGTGTTCCACCCTGTCCTACAGGTGCATTAGACCCTGAGCTTGTTTCCTCTGTTAAAGATGGTAAAAAAGTTTTAGATATCAACAAGGCTCGGATGGGAGTGGCAGTTGTTGATGCGGAAAACTGTATAGCATACTGGGGTCTTCAGTGTGATGCCTGTTACAGGGCCTGTCCACTGATTGATGAGGCCATAAAACTTGAGCTGAGAAGAAATCCCCGAACAGGAAGACATGCATTCCTGCTTCCAGTTGTTTATCCAGATGTATGTACAGGATGTGGACTATGTGAACTGGCATGTGTGACAGAAAAACCTGCGATATTTGTACTGCCCAGAAATATAGCACTGGGAAGGGTAGGAAAGCATTATGTGAAAGGATGGGAAAAACAGGATGAACAGAGATTAAAAGGCTCCAAGGGCATTCAGAAAACGATAACTCCAAAGAGTGAAAAATCTCCAGAAGAATACCTGAATGTAGAGGATTTGTTAGATGAAGAATAA
- a CDS encoding ferredoxin-type protein NapF, with product MSKKMDRRGFLKALPFIPKATVEEIKNPSEEEIKDIIRPPYISESSDFTKCAECSGECIAVCEERILFRLRDGSPHVVYGEKGCTFCGKCADVCEYGVLSRENPARISVEVKININKCMAWNGVMCFSCREPCLDNAIKFEGIFKPQIVPDVCTGCGFCTNICPSGAIEVFPLEIEKDEKTA from the coding sequence ATGTCCAAAAAGATGGACAGGAGGGGCTTTTTGAAAGCCCTTCCTTTTATTCCTAAGGCAACAGTAGAGGAAATAAAAAATCCTTCAGAAGAAGAAATAAAGGATATTATAAGACCTCCCTATATCTCTGAAAGTTCTGACTTTACAAAATGTGCAGAGTGCAGTGGAGAATGCATAGCTGTATGTGAAGAAAGGATACTTTTCAGACTGAGAGACGGTTCTCCCCATGTGGTTTACGGTGAAAAGGGATGCACTTTTTGCGGAAAGTGTGCAGATGTATGTGAATATGGTGTTTTATCGAGGGAAAATCCAGCAAGGATAAGTGTAGAGGTAAAGATAAACATAAACAAGTGTATGGCATGGAATGGAGTAATGTGTTTCTCCTGCAGAGAACCTTGTCTGGATAATGCTATAAAATTTGAGGGGATTTTTAAACCGCAGATTGTTCCAGATGTATGCACAGGATGTGGTTTTTGCACGAATATCTGTCCTTCAGGAGCTATAGAAGTCTTTCCATTGGAGATAGAAAAAGATGAAAAAACTGCTTAG
- a CDS encoding nitrate reductase cytochrome c-type subunit has product MLKKKLIGALVIPAVGISIALTSCQPGGTASTGKAISSEELSYRNAPLTVNTAPPPVEFPKTPPGKAKRFTRAYENAPPMIPHSVEGLLPITKDNNACLGCHDPKVAKSVGATPVSPTHFIDFFQLIKGKVVKLNKLDPARWNCSQCHAPQANAKPLVQNTFKPDYRDPNAKNKTKLHKNVMEGVY; this is encoded by the coding sequence ATGCTTAAGAAAAAGTTAATTGGAGCATTAGTAATCCCGGCAGTGGGAATTTCTATAGCTCTAACATCATGTCAACCAGGAGGAACAGCTTCTACAGGGAAGGCTATTTCCTCTGAAGAACTTTCTTACAGGAATGCACCCTTAACTGTGAATACAGCCCCACCACCTGTTGAGTTTCCAAAAACACCTCCGGGAAAAGCAAAAAGATTTACCAGAGCTTACGAAAATGCACCACCAATGATTCCTCATAGTGTTGAAGGACTTTTACCTATAACCAAGGATAACAACGCATGCCTTGGATGTCACGATCCAAAAGTTGCAAAAAGTGTTGGAGCAACTCCAGTATCTCCTACACACTTTATTGATTTCTTCCAGCTGATAAAAGGTAAAGTAGTAAAACTGAACAAACTTGACCCTGCAAGATGGAACTGTTCCCAGTGTCATGCTCCACAGGCTAATGCAAAACCACTTGTCCAGAACACATTTAAACCTGACTACAGAGACCCGAATGCTAAAAACAAAACAAAACTCCACAAAAACGTTATGGAAGGAGTTTATTAA